The sequence below is a genomic window from Glycine max cultivar Williams 82 chromosome 20, Glycine_max_v4.0, whole genome shotgun sequence.
ttATCAAGGTGAAGACAATGTTATAACCATGTATTTTGAACATAATCTATCTTCGAAGACTATTTGTAgtgtaaatataaatacaaataaaattatgaacatAATAATCAATACAGATGGTATATAAGGGGCTGATAGAGTCACCGATTAATGGATGAAAGGTTTCAACAACTGTTGCAGCTAGTGAGTACTTGAGACTTTACTCTGAATTTGAAATACTGGCCAACCAGGGAAGCAATTTTTCATGTACTAAGTCAGGCCTGTCATCATGGGGACAATGTCCAACCCCTTCAAGCAAGAAAAgtttaacattttctttttgagaAGGCAATGAAGAAAAGTACTTGCCAACAGGTCCATCAATTGGAGTAAAGGGATCATTATCTCCCCATAAAAGTAAAACAGGCAAGGAGATTTTTGGCATCAACAACACCGGATTGGGCCCCGGCGGGCCCGTTACAATGGAAACAAATGCATCTAAGGCCCCTGGAGCATTAGCTGGTTCCCTAATGATCTACATATGGAATCAAAATGCAAACTCTTAAGTAAATGTTGTCTAAGAAAGGGAGATTAAGAACAAAACAACTAGTACCTCCACCAGTTCTTCATCCACAGACTCCTTGTTTCCATACACTGAACTCAAAACATTTCTTAAATTCTCTCTGCATATTAGCATTACAATTTTAGATTTCCTCTTTAAACATTTGAGGGAAATTATGGCCAAACCTGACGAGAATACCTTTGTTTAACGCGCCCAAAAATTGCTGAGGCAATTCCCTTTtgctttaataaaaaatcaatcagcCAAAGCAAGGGTAATAGTAACTTGATcctccagtcatcaacaattgcTTTGTTATTCATGCCACCAGCACAATTTAACAGCACAATGCCTCTAACAAGAGTTTGACTTGAATCTGGTTGGAGACTATAATTCACAGATAAGGCAAAAAAGAAGTTTCGGATGCAAACTCTCTATATGTTTAACTGTTTGACAGAAATTTAGGTTACATCTCCATTAACTAGGGGACGAATCAAACATACCTGAGGCAGCAATGACACAAGCAAGGCTTCCAACAGAGTTTCCTATTAGTACAGTTGGCTTCTGAACAACTTCATTCAAGAAATCCAAGATCAACTGTTTACGGTGAATACCGGGTACAAGTTGAGTTTGTAATGCTGGaaatttcacacacacacaaaaaagctGGAGAGTTTATCTCCAATTAAAACctcaataaataaatacctGAGCCCATGTTTCCATGGTATATTGAAAGCCTGGAGGCTTATCTGAAGCCCCAAAACCAAGAAGATCAATAGCATAAACAGTATAATTCTGGGCCAGTGTGCTGATATTcctgaagaagaaaaacaacaaaaaatacttaCCTACTGGTTCAATTCGATGACTACATTGTTAGAGagtaaatgagaagaaaaaaaaggtgactTTTGAGGATTTGTTATGTTGAAAAAGTTTTATGTTGATTATGGAATTTATATCAtatgaggaaaaagaaaaagaaaaactacaatAGTAACCAAAAAATGCTTGATTAGAATCTCACATTAACTGAGTAAGAAAATTCATTTAGTTGGAATTGAATATGCTTGAGGGTCAACTGTCAAGAACTCAAAACCAGAGTTCAATATATGGTCAGATAGATCACTACCAACTTAACAAGTACAAGCATTCCAGCATTTTTTTCCATCAGTCCTAGTTTAACCGAGATAGTGGATACTCAGATTCCCTATAGATTCTAATGAATCCTGATAGGATTTAAGGTCTGGAAATTGAAATCGGAATATCCTGCCAAAAATTTCCTAAAGCAATTTAATGCAAGCTCAATGAGAACTTATAATTAACATGGTCAGTGGTCACAATACTAaagtttcttcttttcttcgtCAACCCTTTCTGCCTTTCAGATACTTGAAGCTGGTGATTGCCAGTGGAATTGGAAAAGGGAGGAACTTGAACACAGGGAGGGGATTCTTCACCGTTGCTAAGAAAAGGGAGATTGACAATTCCGATATATTAGGTTCTAAATttgaacaaattttaatttggctCATAAATCGATGTTATGGGATATAATTTAAGGGAAGGGGGTGATATTATCAGCTTCTTCTTGATGCAGTAATCCATTGCGCCTATCCAATTACTAATCAcagagtattattttttatcatcccTTTTTTATGTGGCTACCAACGTACCATATGAAAGTGATAAGCAAGGATAAATAatatctaaaaaagaaaaaagcaaaaatgGGTGGATGAGAACACAGCAACATGAGAAGTGATAAGACTTGGAGATATGAACAAGTTATGGTGGCAAATTACCTGCGCCAGTGAGGAATGGAGGCACCGAAGCCATGAACAAGTAAGAGAGGAGGGTGGCTGCCATGCAACTGCTGAGGAGAATCAGAAGAAACAAAGTAGTTGATGGAATATTGACCCTTCCACTGCCATGTAAGGCACTTCTGCTTTATCTTTTCCACTTCAGAGAGGGACCCCGCAGCAGAAGAAGTTGTGGAAGTAACAGAAGTGGAGTTGAGTATAACACTTGTTCTATCACTGCAAGCACCAATACCGTTGGTATTGCTTAAGTGGTTtagatgatgatggtgatgacAAGGAAGATGAACCTTCACTTTTCTTGGTCTTGTGGAGAGGAAGAAAGCTCTACCGTTGAGCCTTTCAACGTGTGTCTGTAAATGCAGAAACCCAACTGAGTGAAGGTGAACAGCACTTGTCACTTCCATCACTTTGCTGTGTTTTTTGTTAATGGGAAATTTGAGCGTCTTCAATAAACTGGCCCATATGGGCTTATATAGTTATATTATGCTTTGTCACACAAAGATATGTGTGGACGTGGAACGTAAGGATATAGAAGTCacacaaaaaaaggataaaattgatAATCATGCAAGTTTAAAAATCGATGAACAAATGTACTTAATATTTGTTAAGGTTTTAAGTTAAGATATTGTAATTAGACTCATTAGCATGGTTGCTTACCCCGTTTGGTGCAAATCTTTCCTTCCCGGTAATTCCTATGTTCTTGTTTCTTTACGAGTCTAAATTTTCAGAGTTCTACATATGATGTCTCAAAATTATATGTGATGCATCTGTTAAGGTTGTCCTTTGCTGTACCTAGTCCGTCAATATATCACATACTTATACTTAATTCAAGATCATTAATTAAGATAAACTAATCCCGAACTAGTTGAATCATACCTTTCTCTTAGTGGTagtattagaatttttttattttattcctgcttttttttgttaatgtcGTTTTGGCTAATGTAAATCCTACTGAGTTTCTGATCgattttttgtttcttgcttgAGATTTTTGCGCTTACatttacaagaaagaaaaattgatcCACGCCCTCAATAATACTTCTTTTGTGGTATGAGACAATAATCAAGATactgatattattatatttaataaatatttacttcttttatatttatttttctaaattcaataatttatttacttgAAATATAAATTAGGATAATAAACATACTCAAagacatttaataataaaatcttatattatatatttgaaatttgattattgCACATAAGTAGAGTTGTGTATATATGGACAAACTCACCCGTTTAAGAGCACACTCGCATAAGCCCACAAATCGTATGACCTGCCCATTAAGCCTGTAAAATAAATGGTCTTCATTTTGTGTAACTACTCACAACAGCACCGATCACatggtgttgctaggtgcactaGTTTTATTGTTTGTGCACccagtattttttgttaattctaaaattatcttatattaAAAGTACATGAGTTTGTGATTGATctatatgtttaaattaaacttacAGATTACATGATCcgtataaaatatatgaattatgtAATGCGtaagtataatttaaatatacggATCAAATTAATCCGTATGATTTGTACAAATAAACATAATCCGTATGACTCATACAGATTAACTTGAGTGAATgacatttttgttcatttacttAAAAGGTTAGATGCATCAATAATAATGATGGTGTATCTAGCATCACCATCGACAAACTAATAGGCTGGCTAGCAATCAACTTTagaaacacataaaaaaaaaattaagacaaatTTATGCATTGTCgaattttattgatgattttctttttctcacaaAAGAAACATAGCCCAACAGTGTTAGAACttttcaccccccccccccccccccattatTTCGTTAATTCACTACAACTGTGCTGGCAAAAGAAATGGACTCCCTCCCACTATgttaaatatcatatattacTACAATAGAAAACCTATAAATTTTTAACgtgtaaatattaatattattcataCTAAAACTAGATTCTAACTCTAAATCATTATTATCtccaacatatttttaaaaaaaattaacttattataaaAGCTTGTGGTAGGCCAATAGAGACTACGGGCAAACCCTTTTAATAAGTGAATTAAACGCCTTAAATGATCTACTAATGTTTTGGTATGTGACACGTGTAAACGGGAGGTTAAATGAGTTGCCCACGTGCCAAAGACCAAATGTCTAATTCTACACACAAATAAGTCCATTGgactctaattattttttttgctatttttttcctCCTCACAATACCTATTTTGAGTATTTTATGGTCGCAATAAAAATTTGATCATCATAtatgaaaatgattttatatcaatatcatcatcatcagcaaaaaaaaaaaacttccattttttatatttttatattttgaattattaattattttcattttttccctttctcatttcttaattgaaaatggacattGACAGTGATTATGTGAAcagtgtgaaaaaaaataataactgggaaataaaatgtttttaatgatgCATcactttttagtaaaaatgaaaaaaataaagacaaacaatTTCAATTCTTGCATGCATGAACACATAATGTTTAAAAGATAAGtttacaaataaagaaaaaatataaaatgttatctcaaattcaataaaagaaagatatgcattttatcaatttttatttctaaaaatgcAATGCATCTAGTCATTTTTTAAACAAGCTCTCTTGGGATATAAACCTTCTAACAATAGTAAAAGTTTGcccttttttttcactttcaagaaagaaaaaaaacttggtCTAATATGCATGACCTATGATGGCGGTAAAGTCGGTTTTAACGGCTAAGATTTCCGATCCCTgaaattctctctctcttccaatTTTCCAAAACAGAGTCTGTTTTCTCGCGATTGCCCAGAACGAATatttcttttccccccttttccTCTTTCCAAAGACTGTAAGAATAATTTAATGTGTTGTgtgtataaataaatacaaaaaatactgATCCCAGATTAATCCAACGACGACCATCAAATCTCACCATCCAAACCCTAATCTGAAACCATCGTTCCCTCTATTTCTCTCTCTACAACCTCCAAATTCCGATCTCATATTCCTCTCCTCGCTACCCGATCCAGAGGCTTCAGACCTTTCTCCTTCGAGATCTCGCCCCACGCGCCTGTTTCCGCCTCCATCATGGTCGTGAGCGGAGGGAAGGGCCTCAAACGCGCCGCGAAGAAGAGAGTCACCGCCGACTTCTACGACTTCCTAACGTTCCCCACGCCGGCGCTCGCCGAGTCGGAGAACTTCGCCGGCGGACCGTTCCGCTCCAACGTGCGCGCCTTTCTGACGAAGCACGCGCTGCTTCCGCCACCGTCGGCGCTCTTTCCGCACCTGCTGACGTGGCAGATCGTCTTCCGCGTCGGCGAACTCACCGAGGGCCCCGACGCGCCGGCGGTGTGCCTCGACGTCGTCGAGGAGGATGTCGCCAGATCCAGATCCGTTTACTGCGATCAGTGCCGAGTTTTCGGTGAGTTGACTCGCCAGTACTTCAGCCGGTTCTCTTTTTTGCATGAATCGCTTTGGTTTTATCGCTTTTTTCAGCTTTCTCTTCGGCTCCCGGTTCCCGATCATGAACTTACttgaaaacatgcaaaatgaaaaGAAGGAATCTATTCCCCGAAATTATCGTGTTCATTTCGCGATATgacctttattatttatttttatttttatttttatttttatttattatattatttccatTACTTCAATTGCCAACCTAATCATCATCATAAATATAATGAAGTTTATAACTATGATTAATATTCagttattgaattattattagAAGGAAAGTGATTAATGACTAATAAATAACTCGAAGTGGAACGTGTAATGTATCGTTGATTTGGTGACGATAAGATCCAGAGGAGATATATTGGAAGATCAGAAGAAAAGAAGGGGTAGGTGGCTGGTGGGGCCCATAAGAAGTGGGACAGGTGGCACGGATGTAGACTGCCACGTGTCTGTCATAATTTTGTGGGACATGTTCTTGGCTGTCTCTGTTGCGTGACTGCTATGATTATGTCGTCATCTTGTTAATAttagtatttaatatatttaagattt
It includes:
- the LOC100775473 gene encoding pheophytinase, chloroplastic; the protein is MEVTSAVHLHSVGFLHLQTHVERLNGRAFFLSTRPRKVKVHLPCHHHHHLNHLSNTNGIGACSDRTSVILNSTSVTSTTSSAAGSLSEVEKIKQKCLTWQWKGQYSINYFVSSDSPQQLHGSHPPLLLVHGFGASIPHWRRNISTLAQNYTVYAIDLLGFGASDKPPGFQYTMETWAQLILDFLNEVVQKPTVLIGNSVGSLACVIAASDSSQTLVRGIVLLNCAGGMNNKAIVDDWRIKLLLPLLWLIDFLLKQKGIASAIFGRVKQRENLRNVLSSVYGNKESVDEELVEIIREPANAPGALDAFVSIVTGPPGPNPVLLMPKISLPVLLLWGDNDPFTPIDGPVGKYFSSLPSQKENVKLFLLEGVGHCPHDDRPDLVHEKLLPWLASISNSE